GTAGAGTAGAAAGCATCTATAAAAATGGCTAAATTATTAACAACAGCCTATTTGCGACATCTTTCGCGCTCGATGTCATCGCCAGATCTGCTTTTAAAAGCAGATCTGGCGATGACTGCCTTCCGCAGTTAAATCTAAAATTGACAAAATGAAGTTGACTATGAGATACCGTACAATTATTGCTAGCCTCCTGGCACTATGCTTGGGAGTGCTAACAGCCTGTAGTAATTCTAGTAAAGTAAGCAGAAACGAATTAACTTACGACGATATTGTTAACACTGGAATAGCTAACACCTGTTTAGAGTTGCCCAATAGCAGTCGTGGGTCTATCGCTATTGAATCAGGTAAAAACTATACTATTCGCGATTTGTGCCTAGAACCTAGAGAATATTTCGTTAGAGAAGAACCCGTTAATAAACGTCAAAAAGCTGAATATATCCAAGGCAAATTATTAACTAGATATACTTCTAGTCTCGATCAAATTCAAGGCAAAATTGACCCCAACTCTGATGGAACTTTAACTTTCACCGAGATCGATGGTCTTGATTTCCAACCAGCTACGGTTTTGCTACCTGGCGGGAAAGAAGTTCCTTTCTTGTTTACTATGAAGCAATTTGTTGGCACTACTCTAGGTAGTGCTAATTCTATCAATACTTCAACCGACTTTGAGGGCGAATTTAATGTGCCTTCCTATCGTGGTCAAGTTTTCTTAGATCCAAAAGGACGTAGCCTTGCTAGTGGTTATGATAATGCCGTTGCTTTACCTGGGTTAGCAGATGACTCTAGATTTTCTAACGCCAACGTCAAAGAGTTTGTTTCTCGTAAGGGCAAAATGTCTCTTAACGTCACCAAAATAGACGGTGAGACTGGAGAGATTGCTGGCGTATTTGAAAGCGAGCAACCTTCTGCTACTGATTTAGGTGCAGAAGAACCAGAAGAAGTTAAAGTTCGTGGTATTTTCTATGGCAGAATTGAATCTAATGTTTGAGCTTTTAAATAACATTAATTTAGCTATTTAATTTACTAGTTATTTTCAAATAAGCTAATACTATACAGGGGCGAAAGCCCCATTTTTTTGCTCAAAAACATATCTTTAGTTAATAGCTTTAAATGAGATTATTTGCTAGTTTTATTGGTGGAAACACCTAATAAACAAGTATTTACATAGAATAAAAGCTCAAATATTAAGTGTAAATCGGGTCTTTATTTAAAATTGATAAAACAATAATAGTGTAAATGCTGTTGTCCTGGATAGAGAATAAATAATAAGCTGAAATTGTTCGAGTACAGATTTTATTCAATCGAGTAAATATTAACTTTTAAATTAAATATTCTCTCTATCTAGGAATAAGTTAATGACGGCTTGTATTAGCAAAGATATTAAAATAGACAGTCTTTTTCTATTTCAGGAATACCAACAAAAACCAAACACAAATATCCGTAATCAGATTATGGAGCTAAACTTTGGTTTAGTAAAAAAAGAAGCTTATCATTGGATGAATCAATGCAATGAGAGTTACGAGGATTTATTACAGGTTGGTTCTATTGGCTTGATTAGATCGATTGAACGTTTTAGTGTTGAAAAAGGCAATGCTTTTAGTTCTTTTGCAATTCCTTATATTAGAGGTGAAATTCAACACTATCTTCGAGACAAAAGTAGTACTCTAAGGATTCCTAGACGCTGGTTAGAATTAAGGCAACAATCGGTAGCCTTTGTACATAATTTTCGAGAAGAATATCATCGTCAGCCAACCAATTTAGAAATTGCCAACTATCTGAGCGTGTCAGTTAAGGAGTGGCAAGATATTAAGCTGGCATATCAAAATCGTAAACCTTTAAGTCTAGATATTTCTGTTAATAATGACGTAGAAAACCAAACTAGTCTTGGTGATATGGTTGCCGATCCAAAAAATCGTAGTTTTCAGTTGGCTCATGAAGATAGAATACGTTTACAGCAGGCTTTATCAGAATTAGAAGAACGAACTAGAGATGTTTTAGAGTTCGTTTTTCTGCATGACTTAACTCAAAAAGAGACAGCGAAAATGCTAGGAATTAGCGTCGTAACTGTTTCTCGTCAAATGAAAAAAGGTTTAAATTTACTAAAAAAATCAATGACTCAAGAAAACCCATAGTTTCTAATCTCTGGCTAATCTGAAAATCAACTGTTATCTTGGAGCTTGAACTATTTGGCTGCACATTAAATAAGGTAATTTTAATTAAACCTTAGACTAATTTTTATGAATAAAGTCGTATTCTTGACATTAATTGGAATGATGGCTTTGCTAACCCAAAGCTGTTCTCTTTTCTCCAATTTTGCTGATTCTAAAAAGGAGCAAGAAGAAAATGCTGCTCAACCTATTCCTGTTCAAATAGATCCTGCTTTAACTCAAACAGAAGAAGCAGAAGAATTTGCTGATTTAAAAAGAGAAACTGAACCCAATCAAGAAGTTGCTGGTTTGATTCCTGCAACTAATCCTGATATCAGAGCTAGAACTAGTGTTCGTGGCAGACAAGATCCCTTTTCAGTAGTTAATTTAACGCCACGTATTGCCATCAAAGAACAAGAAAAGACAAAGCAAGCAAAAAACAGCAATCAAAATCAAAATCAAAATCAAAACAATAATGGTTTGAGCAGTAATGCCAATTTGAACGGAGGCTCAAATCAGGATAGTAATGGCTCAATTAATGCCAATTTGAACGGAGACTCAAATCAGAATAGTAATGACTCAATCAATGACAATTCAAGCAACTTTATTCCTCCACCCCCCGACTCCACTTTGGCGGAAAGTGTAATCGTCTCAGGGTTATATCAAGGTAATGGTAAAGCAAAATTAATTGTGAAAGCACCAGAAGAAGATACTAGCCGCTATGTAGAGGTGGGTCAATATTTATCTAATGGTCAGATATTGGTCAAAAGTATCGATCTCAATTCTTCTCCTACCCCAAGGGTGATTTTAGAACAGTCTGGGGTTGAAGTTACTAAAGAAATTGGCGAAAGTCCTGAAAATTCTAACGGTAACAATATTAGCTCTTTGCCAACTGATAATTCTCGCAATGGCACTTTGTTATCTAATGCTTCTTTAGGCTTAAAATAAGCCAAGCAAAAGTAAATTTACTTGTTTATGGGCGATCGCATAATTAAATTTCGCGATCGCTTTTAGGATAATTATTCATCAAATTGAGATAAGCCGATAAAATAGTTAAGTAGGTTTAAGGATATTGGTCTGAGCTAGAAACATGAGTAAGAAAGCAGAATTGTTAGAAGCGATCGCTGGTAAAAATCGGGGCTTGCTGGCTAACGAAATTGATAATGTTAAAGTCCTCTCGGCAATCCAACAGTTAGAAGATACTAATCCTACCAAAAATCCTTTAGAAGCCAAAGATTTGCTTAATGGTGACTGGCGTTTATTGTATACCACTAGCAAAAGTCTTCTTGGTTTAGATCGTTTTCCTCTGTTAAAGCTAGGACAAATTTATCAGTGTATTCGCGTACCCCAAGCCAAAGTTTATAATATTGCCGAGATTATCGGCTTACCTATGCTAGAAGGCTTAGTTAGCGTTGCTGCTAGCTTTGAACCAGTTTCCGAACGCCGAGTTAACGTTATGTTTGAACGCTCCATCGTCGGCTTGCAGCGTCTACTCAGTTACAATACCCCCGCAAAACTTATTCAGCAGATTGAATCGGGCAAAAAATTCCTGCCTCTAGATTTTAAAATTGATCGTGGCGATCAAAAAGGCTGGTTGGATATTACCTATTTGGATGAAGATATACGCATTGGTCGAGGAAATGAAGGCAGTGTCTTTGTCTTAACTAAGGAAGTTGCCTGAAATTAGATTTTGCTAAGTATAGCAGCCAAGCACAGATAATCAGGTCACATACAAGATATTTTAAAATATATATCTTAAGCAATAATCTAAGCCGAGCATAAATATGATTTATTTAAAGTAATTAAAGATACTTTAGATAATTATTTATATATTATGGTTACAGCTAAAAATCAAGATCGTGACAACTCCGAATTTGAGGATTATGCTCAAAAGTCCTCAACAGGACAGTTAATAATTATTGGTGGTGCTGAAGACAAAGAGGGAGAATGCACAATTTTAAGAGAATTTGTCCGACGCGCAGGGGGTAGAGAAGCCAAAATCGTCATCATGACTGTAGCAACAGGTTTGCCAGGAGAAGTTGGCAATGACTATCGACGTATTTTTAGCGATATGGGCGTAGACGTGATAGACGTTGTTGACACTGAAAGACAAGAGGATGTTGATAGCCCTAGAGATTTAGAAGTTATTGAAAACTCTACGGGAGTGTTTTTTACTGGTGGAGATCAATCTCGCATTACAGGTTTGCTCAAAGACACTGAAATTGATAATTTGTTACATCGGAAATTTACTCAAGGTTTGGTGATTGGCGGTACAAGTGCAGGGGCAGCTATGATGCCTGATATTATGATCGTCGAGGGAGAAGGCGAAACTAATCCCCGTGTCGATAGTGTTACTTTAGAGCCTGGAATAGGCTTTCTCTCACAGGTAGCGATCAATCAACACTTTGCACAAAGAGGAAGGTTAGGTAGATTTATCTCGGCTCTAATTCAACAACCTGCTGTATTAGGGTTTGGGATTGATGAGAATACAGCGATCGCCGTCAACGGTGACGAGGTAGAAGTTATCGGTGAAGGCGCAGTGACCATTATTGATGTTTCAGATATTGAATATACTAATCTCAAAAAATCTCTGCACGATGAGTCTTTAGCAATTTGTGGAGCAAAGTTACATATCTTGCCTTGTGGCTATCGGTTTAATCTTCAGCAAAGAAAATGTATTTACTAAAAGAAAAATTAGGCGATCGCGATCTCAAATTGACAAGTTAGGTTTAGAGCCTACTTTGATTAAATCCCATCCTAACTACTCAAACCTTTATAACTATGGAACTATTGCCTCTTAATTTTGTCCGAACCATTGCTCTCAATAACAGAAGTTAATAATCCTTGTGAATAGGCTCGATGAACGGCTTGAATACGAGTTTTAGCATTTAATTTGGTTACTGCATTATTGATGTGAAATTTGACGGTGCGATCGCTAATAAAAAGTTTTTGAGCAATTTCGCGATCGCGCATTCCCTCTGCTAAAAGTTGAATTATTTCTTGTTCTCTATGGGAAAGATCGATATTTTGTTTTGGGTTATGTTGATCAAGAAGGGATAATTTAATTTTAATTATATTGTTGTCTAAAACATCGGTATTGAATTTACCTCCTATATTACTAATAACAAAACTAATATCCCTAAAAAGAGCTTCTATTTTTAAATTTGAATTTAGGACTAACATTGATTCTAAATCGAGGCGATCGCTTTGGTAAGTAAGACGACAATAATTACAGTTATTTGCTTTAAGAATTTCTGCGGTTTTTAATAATATATAGTTGCCAGAAATATTTAAGGGTTTTTCCGTCCCGACTAAAATTAAACGAACGTTAGTCAAAATATTGGCTATTTGCTCAGAAAGAGGCGTATTAGTTGATAAGTTTGAATTATGATGCTGTAGTCGTGCTTTAGATTCTTGCTGATATAGTTGAGCATTGTTTAAAGCTACCGCTACCGAACTACAGAGTATTCTCAATGCTTCTAAAAACTCGGCTGGCATTGGCTGATGACTAAAAACTACTAGCACTCCAATTGCTTGACCAGCAATAGCTAGAGGCAAACCTGCAAAGCCACAAATATGGTTATTAATTGCCCATTGACGATCCTTTACCCAAGACTCTTCTGCTAACTGATTACTTAAAAAAGGAATACCGTGCTGGGCAATTTTTCCTACTTTGTAAGCACCCATGGGTACACTGGCAAAATCGCCATCTAGACGCGTATACAATCCCGAAGAAGCAACCAAAGTTAAGGCAATGCGATCGCTTTCTACTAGCCAAAGACGTACAAAAGCACAGTTGAACTTATCTACCAAACCCTCTGTTATTTTAGTTGCGATCGCTTTTGGTTCGATGCAACCAGATAAACTTTGATTCAGGTAATTAATATTTTGTAGCTCAAATAACAGCCGAGTCGGGTTGATTAAGTCATTATTGTCATCAGACACAATACGAGAAATAAATAAGCTAATACATCTATTGAGATGCAAGTTACAAATTTCTCCTGTATTTAAAGTTACAGATATAGTTTACAGCAGCTTTCAATTGTATGGACTACGTTTTTAATTAACTGGTTTTAGCTATCAGCTATTAGCTTTTAGCTATTAGCTTCTTGACACAATAGCTCTATGAGACAAAGGCGCACTTCCGCATGTGACCCTCACCGCGAGAGTGGAATAGCGGTGAGAGCCCGCGTCGACGCAAGGCGCAAGGGAATGCTGACCTAGCAAGGGAATGCTCACCAAGACAGCCCTTTAACTCAGGGCGTCAGTTGCGGCTAAAGCCTTACTTCTCGCAAAGACCGCTTTATGTCGCTTTTGAGATAAAGTTAATGTGTTCTACTCAAATAAAAAGCGTAGTAAGTTCTAATCTTGTAATTCTACTTTGAAAGTAAAATATTATAATCCTTCAGGTATGCTTGGCGATCGCCATACTTTTGGCAATCTGACTGCGTTTGCCGTTTAAAATTAAAGGAACACCATTATCAGGAGCAATTGTAGCACCGCGACGCTTAGGAAGAATAGAGCGATCGCTGGTTAAGCTCAAATCCCATCCTGTTAGGATTTTGGCTAGGACTAATTTCATTTCCAGTAAAGCCAGAGCATAGCCGATACAACGACGATTACCGCCACCAAAAGGCAAAAATTCATAGGTTGAATAGCGGTGAGACCCCGCGCCGCCGACAGGCGCAAGGGAACGCTCACCAAGACATTGACGCTCTAAAAACCGTTCTGGCTTGAATTGCTTGGGTTCAGGATATAAATCTTGCCGATGATGAGTTAAGTAAATAGTTGGTGCGAGCATTTCTTCTGGGTTAAACTGATGCCCCATAACTTTAATCGGCGATTTGGCAAACCGTAAAAAAGCAATAAATGCCACGGGATAAATCCTTAGAGTTTCATTGCATACAGCAGTTAAATAGGGCAGGCGAGAGATTGTCAAAAGATCGGCATCAGAATCCAAACTATCCAATTCTGCTAGTAACTTTTGTTTGACTTCTGGTAGCTTATGAACCCAATACAAAGCCCATGACAAAGCTGTAGCAGTAGTTTCATGTCCTGCTACCAAAAGAGTCATCATCTGATCCTTTAGCTCAATGTTATTTAAGCCTTCTCCTTGTTCATCGCGGGCAGACATCAATAAACTGAGAACGTCGTTACCTAATAATTCTGGATTAGCTCGTCTCTCGTCAATTTCAGCTTGTAATAACTCGTAAATTTTGCGCTTGCGTCTTACAACCTTACCCCAAGGACTCCACTCACCCAAATCCCGCTGTAAAAAAGGTAAAAAGATGACGCTAGCTTTAATTGGAGAACCTGTTAAGTCTAATAACTCAATTAACGGGGGTTTAATTTGCTTGTAGCGATGCGACCCCGCGTCGCCGTCAGGCGCAAGGGAACGCGCATCAAGACAGCGTTCTCCTTCACTTAACCCAAAAACAACGTGCATAATTGTCTCTAAGGTAATATCCTGCATTGCCTTTTGAGCCACAAAAGTTGATTTTTCTTGCCATTGATTTGCTACTTTTTCAGTAATTTGACCAATAGTTTCGGCGTAAGACTTGACCTTTTCGCCATGAAAAGGAGGCATCATTAACTTGCGCTGTCGGCGATGCTGTAAACCGTCTAGCAAAACTAACGAGTTGTCGCCCAGCAAACTGGCAGCTAAATTGTTAGTACGTCCTACATCAAATTGTTTAGCATCTACGCTCAAGATTTCTTCAATTCCTTGAGGATCGCTGACTACGGTAAAAGGCGGTAAGCCCATTAAATTTAAACTAAATGTATCTCCATACTTTCTGGCACATTCTTCCAAAAAATCAAGGGGACGAAAAATCCAGTTCATTAACTGCACAAATGGCGAACTTTGAGGCCCGTTTAAGGATTTCATGGTTAAATTTAAAGACTAATAATTTGCTTCTTTGTCAGATTTAGTTGTAGTTTAAATGCGATCGCGGTGGAAATCAAAAATCCTACTTAAATAATTATGAAAATTGCCTTATTCACCTATTCTACCAAACCTAGAGGTAGTGTAATTCATACTTTAGAATTAGGAGAGGCACTGCAAGCAGAAGGTCATCAAGTTTGCATATATGCTTTAGACAAAGATAATCTTGGCTTTCATCGTTCTG
This DNA window, taken from Pleurocapsa sp. FMAR1, encodes the following:
- a CDS encoding LuxR C-terminal-related transcriptional regulator, whose product is MSDDNNDLINPTRLLFELQNINYLNQSLSGCIEPKAIATKITEGLVDKFNCAFVRLWLVESDRIALTLVASSGLYTRLDGDFASVPMGAYKVGKIAQHGIPFLSNQLAEESWVKDRQWAINNHICGFAGLPLAIAGQAIGVLVVFSHQPMPAEFLEALRILCSSVAVALNNAQLYQQESKARLQHHNSNLSTNTPLSEQIANILTNVRLILVGTEKPLNISGNYILLKTAEILKANNCNYCRLTYQSDRLDLESMLVLNSNLKIEALFRDISFVISNIGGKFNTDVLDNNIIKIKLSLLDQHNPKQNIDLSHREQEIIQLLAEGMRDREIAQKLFISDRTVKFHINNAVTKLNAKTRIQAVHRAYSQGLLTSVIESNGSDKIKRQ
- a CDS encoding PAP/fibrillin family protein: MSKKAELLEAIAGKNRGLLANEIDNVKVLSAIQQLEDTNPTKNPLEAKDLLNGDWRLLYTTSKSLLGLDRFPLLKLGQIYQCIRVPQAKVYNIAEIIGLPMLEGLVSVAASFEPVSERRVNVMFERSIVGLQRLLSYNTPAKLIQQIESGKKFLPLDFKIDRGDQKGWLDITYLDEDIRIGRGNEGSVFVLTKEVA
- a CDS encoding cytochrome P450 is translated as MKSLNGPQSSPFVQLMNWIFRPLDFLEECARKYGDTFSLNLMGLPPFTVVSDPQGIEEILSVDAKQFDVGRTNNLAASLLGDNSLVLLDGLQHRRQRKLMMPPFHGEKVKSYAETIGQITEKVANQWQEKSTFVAQKAMQDITLETIMHVVFGLSEGERCLDARSLAPDGDAGSHRYKQIKPPLIELLDLTGSPIKASVIFLPFLQRDLGEWSPWGKVVRRKRKIYELLQAEIDERRANPELLGNDVLSLLMSARDEQGEGLNNIELKDQMMTLLVAGHETTATALSWALYWVHKLPEVKQKLLAELDSLDSDADLLTISRLPYLTAVCNETLRIYPVAFIAFLRFAKSPIKVMGHQFNPEEMLAPTIYLTHHRQDLYPEPKQFKPERFLERQCLGERSLAPVGGAGSHRYSTYEFLPFGGGNRRCIGYALALLEMKLVLAKILTGWDLSLTSDRSILPKRRGATIAPDNGVPLILNGKRSQIAKSMAIAKHT
- a CDS encoding cyanophycinase encodes the protein MVTAKNQDRDNSEFEDYAQKSSTGQLIIIGGAEDKEGECTILREFVRRAGGREAKIVIMTVATGLPGEVGNDYRRIFSDMGVDVIDVVDTERQEDVDSPRDLEVIENSTGVFFTGGDQSRITGLLKDTEIDNLLHRKFTQGLVIGGTSAGAAMMPDIMIVEGEGETNPRVDSVTLEPGIGFLSQVAINQHFAQRGRLGRFISALIQQPAVLGFGIDENTAIAVNGDEVEVIGEGAVTIIDVSDIEYTNLKKSLHDESLAICGAKLHILPCGYRFNLQQRKCIY
- a CDS encoding photosystem II manganese-stabilizing polypeptide, producing MRYRTIIASLLALCLGVLTACSNSSKVSRNELTYDDIVNTGIANTCLELPNSSRGSIAIESGKNYTIRDLCLEPREYFVREEPVNKRQKAEYIQGKLLTRYTSSLDQIQGKIDPNSDGTLTFTEIDGLDFQPATVLLPGGKEVPFLFTMKQFVGTTLGSANSINTSTDFEGEFNVPSYRGQVFLDPKGRSLASGYDNAVALPGLADDSRFSNANVKEFVSRKGKMSLNVTKIDGETGEIAGVFESEQPSATDLGAEEPEEVKVRGIFYGRIESNV
- a CDS encoding RNA polymerase sigma factor SigF, which produces MTACISKDIKIDSLFLFQEYQQKPNTNIRNQIMELNFGLVKKEAYHWMNQCNESYEDLLQVGSIGLIRSIERFSVEKGNAFSSFAIPYIRGEIQHYLRDKSSTLRIPRRWLELRQQSVAFVHNFREEYHRQPTNLEIANYLSVSVKEWQDIKLAYQNRKPLSLDISVNNDVENQTSLGDMVADPKNRSFQLAHEDRIRLQQALSELEERTRDVLEFVFLHDLTQKETAKMLGISVVTVSRQMKKGLNLLKKSMTQENP